The stretch of DNA GCAACACTTGGCCGGTGATGTAGCGGGAGAGATCGGAAGCTAAGAAAACGGCGCAGTCGGCAACTTCGTCGGGTTGGCCCCCGCGTTTCATCGGAATCTGTTGCTTCCATTCGTCAATGGCTTTTTCATTGATTTCGCCGGTCATTTCGGTTTCGATAAAGCCCGGTGCAATGGCATTGGAGCGGATGTTTCGCGAGCCAAGTTCCAGTGCCACCGACTTGGTGAAACCGATAATACCCGCTTTAGAAGCCGCGTAATTGGCCTGCCCCGCGTTGCCGCGAATACCAACCACCGACGTCAGGTTGATAATCGACCCGGCTTTGGCTTTCATCATCGGTTTGATGGCCGCCTTAGTCAGGTTGAAGACCGACTTTAAGTTAACGTTGATAACGGCGTCCCATTGTTCTTCCGTCATTCGCATCAGCAGACCATCTTTGGTAATACCGGCGTTATTGATAAGCACGTCGAGTTTGCCGAAGTCGGCTACGACCTGCGTAATAAGGTCTTCGGCGGCTTTATGGTCGGAGGCATCGGAGCGGTAGCCTTTTGCCTGACCACCAAACGACCGGAGTTCTTCTTCGAGTGCCTGCCCTTTTTCAACGCTCGACAAGTAGGTAAACGCTACAGTGGACCCTTCCTGCGCGAATTTCTGCGCCATTGCCCGGCCAATCCCGCGCGACGCCCCCGTAATCAGGGCAACTTTTCCTTTCAGTAAATCCATTTTTTGGTTAGTGAAAAATGCTAAGTGAAAAATGAAAAGTGGTTTGCTGTGAATGATACCGAGCGGTCATTTTTCACTATTCACTTTTCATTTTTCACTTTTTTTGCGGTCAAAAATAGCGGTTTGGGGGCAAACGCCAACATTAGCGGGGGCGGTTCAGCACGTAACGCAGGGTAAAAATTCCCTGATCCTGTTTTTCTACAGACAGACAATAACCCAGTTGTACTGCGTAACTTTCTGCCACTTTACGACTATGCTATTTCACGCTATGAATCGCTTATTTCTATTCATCACCAGTTTGGCTCTGACAACCAGCCTGTTTGCGCAGAAAATACACGCCCATAACGACTACGCACAACCGCAGCCATTTCTAAACGCCTACGAGCAACGCGCCGATTATATCGAAGCCGACGTGTGGTTACAGGATGGCAAACTCGTGGTCTCGCACGATAAGCCGCAAGCCAACGCCCCCACGCTCGACTCACTCTACCTGCGCCCGATTGCCCAACGGTTCAAACAATACAACGACAAAGTCAGCCCCGACCGGACGTATACCTTCGCGCTCATGATCGACGTGAAAGACAACCCCGCCGACGTACTGCCCAAACTAATTACGGCTTTGCAGGAGAATATCGGCTGTTTCAACCGGTCGGCCAACCCGAAGGCTATCCAGGTGATTGTTAGCGGCAACCGCCCTAAAGTGGAGACCTACTTAGATTACCCGCTATTGCTGCAATTCGACGGGCGGCCCAACGAAATTTATGATAAAGAAACGCTCCAACGGGTGGCTCTCATCAGCGATAATTTCCGGGGCTACAGCCGCTGGGACGGCACCGGCGACCTGCCCGACCTCGACCGCGAAAAGCTCAAACGCGTAATCAAACGCGCCCACAACGACGATAAGCCCATCCGGTTCTGGGCCATTCCCGACACGCCCAACGCCTGGAAACAGTTCAAAAAATTAGGCGTCGATATCATCAATACCGACAAAGTAGCCGAAGCCGTGCAGGCTATGCGTTGATGTTACACCCTCGGCCACCACATTCCCATTGTCGCACCCATTACGCCGATAGCCGTAACGACGGTGCAAAGCGCAATCACGATTGTTGTAGCCAACGTAAGCATCCGGCTTTGCCTGCGCTGGGCGTAGAAGTATAACTCCAGCACCAGCAGCGAGAGCGGCATAAGGTACGTAACGAGCGACAGCACCGTTAGAAACGGCCCCGTGAACGTTTTGTAATCGAACCCTACCGGACCACGGTTTATCAATAGCCAGGCCATCAGCCCGACGCGGAAAAACCACACGCCATTCACAACCATAAACAGCCGCAAAGTCCAGAGCCGGTGCCGGTCAAACTGACGGGCTTTGGCATACCGGACCGAGAGCAGCGCAAATGAAATGATGTAGAGAGCCTGTATGCTGTTGCTCACGTGCATGAATGTATCGCCTACCGTGCCCCGCGTCCAGATAAGCACAACCCCGGCTGTACTCACAACGATAGCGGTTAGTACGTAGAGTTTTCCAAGCCGGCGGTGAAACGTGCGGAAGCGGTCGCGCACGACGGGCATCAATTGCAACGGCCCGCCGATGACCAGAATAGCCGCCAGCAGTATATGTATTCCGATGAGCAGATTACCAGACCAGTCGCCTGCTACGTAGCCACGCGGCAATACCTTGTTCCACCGCTCGAAGTCGCCCGCGAGGGTGCTACGTCCGTAGAAGAAGAGAATATACGCGCCGAATAGCCATTGACCGACGGTGGCGACCACAAACCATGTAGTAGCGGCAATAGTCAGGGGTTTGCTGGAATGAGGAGCTTTTACAGATTGAGCAGAAAGGACATCCGTTATCATAGCCGAAAGGGGTTTTGTTCGGCTCTAAAGTAGCGCACGTCCGTAGCGGGGGGCTTAGACAAATGTCCAATCAGGATGAGCGGTCATACAACGCGCTGAACGTCATGTCGTACTCTCCCGGCGCAATCGGCTCAGATGCCGCTGCGTAATGCCCAGATACGACGCTACATAGCCCAGCGGCACGTGCCGGATGATGCCCGGCTTCTCACGCAGGAACCTCCGGTAGCGTTCTTCGGCGGTGAGCGTTGCCATGTCGGTGATGCGTTGTTTATCTTCCTGAAGGTGACGTTGCAGAATCTGGATGGTATAATCTTTCTGCGTTTGGCTGCGTTCGGCAGTTCGGTCTACGTCGTCGCGGCTGATGCGGAGCAGTTCGCAGTCGGTGATGCAGTGCAAATTTTCGTTCGATACGCTGCGGTGCATAAAGTGAAAATACGACGTAAAGAAGCGGGGACCGTCGTTGAGGTCGGTGGTAACCTGGTTCCCGTCAGCGTCGTGGTAGAAGTTGCGCATATAGCCCGACACGATGAAATTGTGATGCTGCGGCACCGCTCCGGCAGCCTCAAGAATCGTATCTTTCGGCACAAACACGGGCTGAAACGTTTGCCGAATGCTGGCTTTGTCGGAGTCGGGCAGTGTCAGGATCTGCGCTACATAGTCGAAGAACGTCTGGTAATAGTGTTCCATAGGGCGGGGCGTTACGTTGCCAGGCCACTAAAATACAACGGTTTAGCTCTCACTCAAACCATGACCATAAGCCCCCGAAAACTCTTTCTGATCGATGGCATCGGCGCGTTGATGTCGGCTTTCTTAGTGGGGATCGTCCTCGCTACGTTCGAGCCCGTCTTCGGGATGCCGCGAACAGCAACGTATTGGCTGGCCCTCCTACCCTGTCTGTTTGCCTTCTACTCCTTTACGTGCTCCTGCTGGTCAAACAAAGCTGGAAACCCTATCTGCGCCTGATTGCTATTGCCAACCTGCTTTACTGCGGACTGACAGCGGGTTTGATGATCTATTTTTACCAACGCTTAACCGTTTGGGGTTTAGCCTATTTCGTTGCCGAGATTATCGTGGTCGCTGGCCTGGCGTTGGTTGAGCTGAAAACGGCTGTTAACTTACCTCCTCACGGCAAGTAAACTCCCCTACTTTGCGTCTTACTACTATCAGCGTTGACTATTACTCTGATGGATAATCCACAATTGAAAAAAGCCCCGCTCGTGTACGATGTCGCTATCGTTGGTTCGGGAGCAGGCGGAGGTATGGCCGCCTATATGCTGGCAAAAGCCGGGGCAAAAGTCGTGCTGCTCGAAGCGGGCGGCTACTATGACCCCGCCGACCCCAAATACATTACGCAAATGAAATGGCCCTGGGAGTCGCCCCGGCGCGGAGCCGCTACAGAGTTCCGGTCGGGTGGTGATTTCGACGCGGCCTGGGGCGGCTGGGCCATCGACGGCGAACCCTATTCATCGAAAGACGGCACCGAATTTCACTGGTTTCGGTCACGGATGCTGGGTGGGCGCACCAACCACTGGGGGCGCATCTCCCTGCGCTTCGGTCCCGACGACTTCCGGCGCAAATCCATGACCGGCGTGGGCGAAGACTGGCCCATCGGCTACGACGACATCAAACCCTTCTACGACCGGGTCGATAAACTGATCGGCGTGTTTGGCTCGGTAGAGAATTTCCCCAACGAACCCGACGGTATTTTTCTACCCCCGCCCAAGCCTCGTCTGCACGAGCTGATGATTCGGAAAGGGGCCACGAGCATTGGCATCCCGGTGATTCCCTCGCGGCTGAGCATTCTGACGAAACCCGTAAACAACGAGCGGGGGCAGTGTTTCTATTGTCGGCAGTGCAACCGGGGCTGTCAGGCATACGCCGATTTTTCGTCGTCGTCGGTATTGTGTATTCCGGCGGTAAAAACCGGCAACGTCACGCTCATCAACGGTGCGATGGCCCGCGAAGTGCTGACCGATCCGCAAACGGGTTTAGCTACGGGCGTGAGCTACGTAGACACGCGCACGTTGCAGGAAATTACGGTGCGGGCCAAAGCCGTGATGCTCGGCGCAAGTGCCTGCGAATCGGCCCGAATTCTGCTCAACTCTAAATCGAGTCGCTTCCCCAACGGCCTTGCCAACAGCAGTGGCGTAGTCGGCAAATACCTGAACGACTCTACCGGAGCCAGCCGGTCGGCGTTTGTACCGGCCCTGATGGACCGCAAACGCTACAATGAAGACGGCGTGGGCGGAATGCACGTGTTCACGCCCTGGTGGTTAGATAACAGCAAGTTAGACTTCCCACGCGGCTACCACATCGAGTACGGCGGGGGCATGGGAATGCCCGGTTATGGTTTCGGCGGGGGCATTGAAGCGATGCATAGATTAGTGCCGGGCCGCGACGGAAAAATGAAGCAGCCGGGTGGCTACGGTGCCGGTTTCAAAGACGACCAACGCCGGTTCTACGGCGCGTACATCAGCATGTCGGGGCGCGGTGAGCCGGTGCCGCTCGAAAGCAACTACTGCGAAATCGACCCCGATAAGGTTGATAAATACGGCATTCCGGTACTACGGTTCCGCTACAAGTGGTCTGATTATGAGGTGAAGCAGGCCAAACACATGCAGGACACCTTTGAGGAAATCATTCACGCGATGGGCGGTATCGCGCTCGGCCCCAAACCCGGCCCCGACGATGCCCACGGCTACGGATTAGCCGCGCCCGGCAGAATCATCCACGAAGTCGGCACCGTTCGCATGGGCAACGACCCCAAAACCTCGGCCTTGAACAAGTATCAGCAGGCCCACGAGGTCAAAAAC from Spirosoma montaniterrae encodes:
- a CDS encoding Crp/Fnr family transcriptional regulator codes for the protein MEHYYQTFFDYVAQILTLPDSDKASIRQTFQPVFVPKDTILEAAGAVPQHHNFIVSGYMRNFYHDADGNQVTTDLNDGPRFFTSYFHFMHRSVSNENLHCITDCELLRISRDDVDRTAERSQTQKDYTIQILQRHLQEDKQRITDMATLTAEERYRRFLREKPGIIRHVPLGYVASYLGITQRHLSRLRRESTT
- a CDS encoding DUF2306 domain-containing protein, whose translation is MITDVLSAQSVKAPHSSKPLTIAATTWFVVATVGQWLFGAYILFFYGRSTLAGDFERWNKVLPRGYVAGDWSGNLLIGIHILLAAILVIGGPLQLMPVVRDRFRTFHRRLGKLYVLTAIVVSTAGVVLIWTRGTVGDTFMHVSNSIQALYIISFALLSVRYAKARQFDRHRLWTLRLFMVVNGVWFFRVGLMAWLLINRGPVGFDYKTFTGPFLTVLSLVTYLMPLSLLVLELYFYAQRRQSRMLTLATTIVIALCTVVTAIGVMGATMGMWWPRV
- a CDS encoding GMC oxidoreductase; this translates as MDNPQLKKAPLVYDVAIVGSGAGGGMAAYMLAKAGAKVVLLEAGGYYDPADPKYITQMKWPWESPRRGAATEFRSGGDFDAAWGGWAIDGEPYSSKDGTEFHWFRSRMLGGRTNHWGRISLRFGPDDFRRKSMTGVGEDWPIGYDDIKPFYDRVDKLIGVFGSVENFPNEPDGIFLPPPKPRLHELMIRKGATSIGIPVIPSRLSILTKPVNNERGQCFYCRQCNRGCQAYADFSSSSVLCIPAVKTGNVTLINGAMAREVLTDPQTGLATGVSYVDTRTLQEITVRAKAVMLGASACESARILLNSKSSRFPNGLANSSGVVGKYLNDSTGASRSAFVPALMDRKRYNEDGVGGMHVFTPWWLDNSKLDFPRGYHIEYGGGMGMPGYGFGGGIEAMHRLVPGRDGKMKQPGGYGAGFKDDQRRFYGAYISMSGRGEPVPLESNYCEIDPDKVDKYGIPVLRFRYKWSDYEVKQAKHMQDTFEEIIHAMGGIALGPKPGPDDAHGYGLAAPGRIIHEVGTVRMGNDPKTSALNKYQQAHEVKNLFVVDAAPFPSQGDKNVTWTILASAMRTSEYFIEQVKQKSL
- a CDS encoding phosphatidylinositol-specific phospholipase C/glycerophosphodiester phosphodiesterase family protein, with the protein product MNRLFLFITSLALTTSLFAQKIHAHNDYAQPQPFLNAYEQRADYIEADVWLQDGKLVVSHDKPQANAPTLDSLYLRPIAQRFKQYNDKVSPDRTYTFALMIDVKDNPADVLPKLITALQENIGCFNRSANPKAIQVIVSGNRPKVETYLDYPLLLQFDGRPNEIYDKETLQRVALISDNFRGYSRWDGTGDLPDLDREKLKRVIKRAHNDDKPIRFWAIPDTPNAWKQFKKLGVDIINTDKVAEAVQAMR
- the fabG gene encoding 3-oxoacyl-[acyl-carrier-protein] reductase, which produces MDLLKGKVALITGASRGIGRAMAQKFAQEGSTVAFTYLSSVEKGQALEEELRSFGGQAKGYRSDASDHKAAEDLITQVVADFGKLDVLINNAGITKDGLLMRMTEEQWDAVINVNLKSVFNLTKAAIKPMMKAKAGSIINLTSVVGIRGNAGQANYAASKAGIIGFTKSVALELGSRNIRSNAIAPGFIETEMTGEINEKAIDEWKQQIPMKRGGQPDEVADCAVFLASDLSRYITGQVLQVDGGMLT